One part of the Anaeromyxobacter sp. Fw109-5 genome encodes these proteins:
- a CDS encoding error-prone DNA polymerase, producing the protein MPRYAELRCRSCFSFLEGASHPEELVARASELGLSALALTDVNGLYGIVRAHGEAKRRGLPLLVGAELVVTGLATGRPARLVLLAQDREGYAGLCRLATRAHGAEDPARAAPRRPREEVAVALEAVAARARGLFALFPGADGDAAARLKEIFGARLALAVARHRVAGEEARVLAARAIGRRLGIRIAVTNDVHTHDRRRQVLQDVLTCVRHGTTVDRAGRRLFPNAERTLKAPEEMARLWGDFPEGLEAAAEIADGCRFRLEEIRGEHPLPPVVVDRATLAGGAATAMSSPAQDARAVAAVPNRSLRTTPTPAAESMAAHPERSDSASAEARSRGTTPTPTATPTATPTATPTATPTATPTPTATPTATPTATPTATPTATPVPPGKEAAHPERSDSASAEARSRGTTSTPIDPADGVSGMALLRALVREGARWRYGGEPPEDVARQLARELELVEQLGYASYFLTVWDVVRFARSRGILCQGRGSAANSAVCYALGITAIDPVRMGLLFERFISAERGEPPDIDIDFEHERREEVIQYVYERYGRDRAGMVCEVITYRGKSALRDVGKALGLSLPQVDRLAKLVGMYEDLSEVGPELLAQAGLDVEASDRVRMTLDLARELQGFPRHLSIHVGGFVITRRPLCETVPIEPAAMPGRTIVQWDKDDLADLDLLKVDLLGLGMLTALSRALALLAAHRPAPALPTAAGLAHPDSLATIPPEDPAVYDMLCKADSIGVFQIESRAQMSLAPRLKPRNFYDLVISVGIVRPGPIQGGMVHPYLRRRDGKEQVRYPYPPLEPVLAKTLGVPLFQEQIMRLAVVAAGFTPGEADELRRLMTHRRSHEKLAAMKARLLAGMAERGISAADAELIFHQLLGFAGYGFPESHSASFALLVYASAWLRRYHPAAFACALLNSQPMGFYAPHTLVEDAKRHGVEVRGVDVCASGWESGLEGRAPGEPAGAGEAPAIRLGLHLVRGLPRDVGDAIVAARRARPLADLGDLVRRGGLSRAWLVRLAEADALGSLAPDRRGAIWRSLAMEADGGDLFAGVTPAEPDATLPSASAAEEVSEDFATTSVSVRGHPMAVLRGTLPGGAVRTARELTRLPDRAPVEVAGLVIVRQRPQTAAGIVFVSLEDETGIANLVVMPDVYERFRPVVRAAPFLLARGRVERSGEVVNVRVSSVAPLALAPQVGNRAREFR; encoded by the coding sequence GTGCCGCGCTACGCGGAGCTCCGCTGCCGCTCCTGCTTCTCCTTCCTGGAGGGCGCGAGCCATCCGGAGGAGCTCGTCGCGCGCGCGTCGGAGCTCGGGCTCTCGGCGCTCGCGCTCACCGACGTGAACGGGCTGTACGGGATCGTCCGCGCGCACGGGGAGGCGAAGCGGCGCGGGCTGCCGCTCCTGGTCGGCGCGGAGCTGGTGGTGACCGGGCTCGCGACCGGCCGGCCCGCGCGCCTCGTGCTGCTCGCGCAGGATCGCGAGGGATACGCGGGGCTCTGCCGCCTCGCGACCCGCGCGCACGGGGCGGAGGACCCGGCGCGGGCCGCGCCCCGCCGGCCGCGGGAGGAGGTCGCCGTGGCGCTCGAGGCGGTCGCCGCCCGGGCGCGCGGGCTCTTCGCGCTCTTCCCCGGCGCCGACGGAGACGCGGCGGCACGCCTGAAGGAGATCTTCGGCGCGCGGCTCGCGCTGGCGGTGGCCCGTCACCGGGTGGCGGGCGAGGAGGCGCGCGTGCTCGCCGCGCGCGCGATCGGCCGGCGGCTGGGCATCCGGATCGCGGTCACGAACGACGTGCACACGCACGACCGGCGGCGGCAGGTGCTGCAGGACGTCCTCACCTGCGTGCGCCACGGCACCACGGTCGACCGGGCCGGCCGGCGCCTGTTCCCGAACGCGGAGCGGACGCTCAAGGCCCCCGAGGAGATGGCGCGCCTGTGGGGCGACTTCCCCGAGGGACTCGAGGCCGCCGCGGAGATCGCGGACGGGTGCCGGTTCCGCCTGGAGGAGATCCGGGGAGAGCACCCGCTGCCGCCCGTCGTCGTCGATCGCGCCACCCTCGCGGGCGGCGCAGCGACCGCGATGTCGAGCCCGGCGCAGGACGCTCGCGCCGTCGCGGCGGTGCCGAACCGGTCGCTGCGGACGACGCCAACTCCTGCCGCGGAATCGATGGCCGCTCATCCCGAGCGTAGCGACTCCGCGTCAGCGGAGGCGCGGAGTCGAGGGACGACCCCGACCCCGACCGCGACCCCGACCGCGACCCCGACCGCGACCCCGACCGCGACCCCGACCGCGACCCCGACCCCGACCGCGACCCCGACCGCGACCCCGACCGCGACCCCGACCGCGACCCCGACCGCGACGCCGGTACCGCCGGGGAAAGAGGCCGCTCATCCCGAGCGTAGCGACTCCGCGTCAGCGGAGGCGCGGAGTCGAGGGACGACCTCGACCCCGATCGACCCAGCGGACGGAGTCTCGGGCATGGCGCTCCTCCGCGCGCTCGTGCGCGAAGGGGCGCGCTGGCGCTACGGCGGGGAGCCGCCGGAGGACGTCGCCCGGCAGCTCGCGCGGGAGCTCGAGCTCGTCGAGCAGCTCGGGTACGCGAGCTACTTCCTCACCGTCTGGGACGTCGTCCGCTTCGCGCGCTCGCGCGGGATCCTCTGCCAGGGCCGCGGCAGCGCGGCGAACTCCGCCGTCTGCTACGCGCTCGGCATCACGGCGATCGATCCCGTCCGGATGGGCCTGCTGTTCGAGCGGTTCATCTCGGCGGAGCGGGGAGAGCCGCCGGACATCGACATCGACTTCGAGCACGAGCGGCGCGAGGAGGTGATCCAGTACGTCTACGAGCGCTACGGACGCGACCGCGCGGGCATGGTCTGCGAGGTCATCACCTACCGCGGCAAGTCCGCGCTCCGCGACGTGGGCAAGGCGCTCGGCCTCTCGCTCCCGCAGGTCGACCGGCTCGCCAAGCTCGTCGGCATGTACGAGGACCTCTCGGAGGTCGGACCGGAGCTCCTCGCCCAGGCGGGCCTCGACGTCGAGGCGTCGGACCGCGTGCGCATGACGCTCGACCTCGCCCGCGAGCTGCAGGGCTTCCCGCGTCACCTCTCGATCCACGTCGGCGGGTTCGTGATCACCCGCCGGCCGCTCTGCGAGACGGTCCCCATCGAGCCCGCGGCGATGCCGGGGCGCACCATCGTGCAGTGGGACAAGGACGACCTCGCCGACCTCGACCTGCTCAAGGTGGATCTCCTCGGGCTCGGCATGCTCACGGCGCTCTCGCGCGCGCTCGCGCTCCTCGCCGCCCACCGGCCGGCCCCGGCGCTCCCCACCGCCGCTGGCCTCGCACATCCGGATTCGCTCGCGACCATCCCTCCCGAGGATCCCGCCGTCTACGACATGCTCTGCAAGGCGGACTCGATCGGCGTGTTCCAGATCGAGTCGCGCGCGCAGATGTCGCTCGCGCCGCGGCTCAAGCCGCGGAACTTCTACGACCTCGTGATCTCGGTGGGGATCGTGCGCCCCGGGCCGATCCAGGGGGGGATGGTGCACCCGTACCTGCGCCGGCGCGACGGCAAGGAGCAGGTCCGCTACCCGTACCCGCCGCTCGAGCCGGTCCTCGCGAAGACCCTCGGCGTGCCGCTCTTCCAGGAGCAGATCATGCGGCTCGCGGTCGTCGCCGCGGGGTTCACGCCGGGCGAGGCGGACGAGCTGCGTCGACTCATGACCCACCGGCGATCGCACGAGAAGCTCGCGGCGATGAAGGCGCGGCTGCTCGCCGGGATGGCCGAGCGCGGCATCTCCGCGGCGGACGCCGAGCTCATCTTCCACCAGCTCCTCGGGTTCGCCGGCTACGGCTTCCCCGAGTCGCACTCCGCCTCGTTCGCCCTGCTCGTCTACGCCTCCGCCTGGCTCCGCCGCTATCACCCCGCCGCCTTCGCCTGCGCCCTGCTGAACAGCCAGCCCATGGGCTTCTACGCGCCGCACACCCTCGTCGAGGACGCGAAGCGGCACGGCGTCGAGGTGCGAGGGGTCGACGTGTGCGCGAGCGGCTGGGAGAGCGGCCTCGAGGGGAGGGCGCCTGGAGAGCCTGCGGGGGCTGGCGAAGCCCCTGCGATCCGGCTCGGACTGCACCTCGTGCGCGGGCTGCCGCGGGACGTCGGCGACGCCATCGTGGCGGCGCGGCGGGCGCGCCCGCTCGCCGATCTGGGCGACCTCGTCCGGCGCGGGGGGCTCTCGCGGGCCTGGCTCGTCCGGCTCGCCGAGGCCGACGCGCTCGGATCGCTCGCGCCGGACCGGCGCGGCGCGATCTGGCGCAGCCTCGCGATGGAGGCGGACGGGGGCGACCTCTTCGCGGGCGTCACCCCGGCCGAGCCGGACGCGACGCTCCCGTCGGCGAGCGCGGCGGAGGAGGTGTCGGAGGACTTCGCGACGACCAGCGTCTCGGTGCGCGGCCATCCGATGGCGGTCCTGCGCGGCACGCTCCCCGGCGGCGCCGTCCGCACCGCCCGGGAGCTGACGCGCCTGCCCGACCGCGCGCCCGTCGAGGTGGCGGGACTCGTGATCGTCCGGCAGCGGCCTCAGACCGCCGCGGGCATCGTCTTCGTGAGCCTCGAGGACGAGACCGGGATCGCCAACCTCGTCGTGATGCCCGACGTGTACGAGCGGTTCCGGCCGGTCGTGCGTGCGGCCCCGTTCCTCCTGGCGCGCGGCCGGGTGGAGCGGAGCGGCGAGGTCGTGAACGTGCGGGTGAGCTCGGTCGCGCCGCTCGCGCTCGCGCCCCAGGTCGGGAACCGCGCGCGCGAGTTCCGCTGA
- a CDS encoding vitamin B12-dependent ribonucleotide reductase, whose amino-acid sequence MMEREITGQRARGAKARKVARRGLTIPRTFTTRGVDPAEELAWETRTAQINGEGGAVIFEQRDVEVPKSWSMLATNVVASKYFRGSLGSPTRERSVKQLVGRVVSTIAAWGRKDGYFATEEDAAAFEADLAHLVYRQKMSFNSPVWFNVGVEEHPQCSACFINSVGDSMDSILRLAHTEGMLFKYGSGAGSNLSKIRSSKERLSGGGEASGPVSFMRGFDAFAGVIKSGGKTRRAAKMVILDADHPDIGEFVSCKADEEKKAWALIDAGYDGGFNVKGGAYDSVFFQNANHSIRVTDGFMRSVLDDRAWELTARTDGHALESIRARDLMRQITEAAWLCGDPGMQFDTTINAWHTCPATDRINASNPCSEYMFLDDSACNLASLNLMHFRGIDGAFDVESFKRAVDLTVLAQEILVSNAKYPTEQIGKNSEDYRPLGLGYANLGALLMASGLPYDSDGGRACAGAITALMTGEAYAMSARIAERMGPFAGYERNREPFLGVVRKHANHVDRIDPTFVERPLLDAARDAWGDALRLGTQSGYRNAQLTVLAPTGTIGFMMDCDTTGIEPDIALVKYKKLVGGGVLKIVNNTVPLALQRLGYSADAIASTLEFIDKVETIEGAPELRDAHLPVFDCAFKPQNGTRSIHYMGHIRMMGAVQPFLSGAISKTVNMPTEATPADIETAYLEAWKLGLKAIAVYRDGCKRSQPLNTGKAKEEEKRESAGERLARRRLPDERRALTHKFSIGGHEGYMTVGMYDDGSPGEVFITMAKEGSVVSGLMDSFATSISMALQYGVPLKVLCDKFSHMRFEPSGFTGNPDIPIAKSISDYLFRWLALKFLPSEGAVAEAPQNALPPGSAPTGSSARAAQQTVEAKPLAASSNGHANGSSNGVQTAYKRESDAPPCPTCGSITVRNGACYKCVNCGSTTGCS is encoded by the coding sequence ATGATGGAGCGCGAGATCACGGGGCAGCGGGCGCGGGGCGCGAAGGCCAGGAAGGTCGCGAGGAGGGGACTCACCATCCCGCGCACCTTCACGACGCGAGGGGTCGATCCGGCGGAAGAGCTCGCCTGGGAGACGCGAACCGCGCAGATCAACGGCGAGGGCGGCGCGGTCATCTTCGAGCAGCGCGACGTGGAGGTCCCGAAGTCCTGGTCGATGCTCGCGACGAACGTCGTGGCCTCGAAGTACTTCCGCGGATCGCTCGGGTCCCCTACCCGCGAGCGCTCGGTGAAGCAGCTCGTCGGGCGTGTCGTGTCCACCATCGCCGCCTGGGGCCGCAAGGACGGCTACTTCGCGACGGAGGAGGACGCCGCCGCCTTCGAGGCCGACCTCGCGCACCTCGTGTACCGGCAGAAGATGAGCTTCAACTCGCCGGTCTGGTTCAACGTCGGCGTCGAGGAGCACCCCCAGTGCTCCGCCTGCTTCATCAACTCGGTCGGCGACTCGATGGACTCGATCCTGAGGCTCGCCCACACCGAGGGGATGCTCTTCAAGTACGGCTCCGGGGCGGGCTCCAACCTGTCGAAGATCCGCTCGTCGAAGGAGCGGCTCTCCGGCGGCGGCGAGGCCTCCGGCCCGGTGTCGTTCATGCGTGGCTTCGACGCGTTCGCGGGCGTCATCAAGTCGGGCGGCAAGACGCGGCGCGCGGCGAAGATGGTGATCCTGGACGCCGACCACCCGGACATCGGGGAGTTCGTCAGCTGCAAGGCCGACGAGGAGAAGAAGGCCTGGGCCCTCATCGACGCCGGCTACGACGGCGGCTTCAACGTGAAGGGCGGCGCCTACGACTCGGTCTTCTTCCAGAACGCGAACCACTCGATCCGGGTGACGGACGGGTTCATGCGCTCGGTCCTCGACGATCGCGCCTGGGAGCTCACGGCGCGCACCGACGGCCACGCCCTGGAGTCGATCCGAGCGCGCGACCTCATGCGGCAGATCACCGAGGCGGCCTGGCTGTGCGGCGATCCGGGCATGCAGTTCGACACCACCATCAACGCCTGGCACACCTGCCCGGCCACGGATCGCATCAACGCGTCCAACCCGTGCTCGGAGTACATGTTCCTCGACGACTCGGCCTGCAACCTGGCGTCGCTGAACCTCATGCACTTCCGCGGGATCGACGGCGCCTTCGACGTGGAGTCCTTCAAGCGCGCCGTCGACCTCACCGTCCTCGCGCAGGAGATCCTGGTCTCCAACGCGAAGTACCCCACCGAGCAGATCGGGAAGAACAGCGAGGACTACCGGCCCCTCGGGCTCGGGTACGCGAACCTCGGCGCGCTGCTCATGGCGAGCGGCCTGCCCTACGACTCCGACGGTGGCCGCGCCTGCGCGGGGGCGATCACCGCGCTCATGACGGGCGAGGCGTACGCGATGAGCGCCCGCATCGCGGAGCGCATGGGGCCGTTCGCCGGCTACGAGCGGAACCGCGAGCCGTTCCTCGGCGTCGTCCGCAAGCACGCGAACCACGTCGATCGCATCGACCCGACCTTCGTCGAGCGTCCCCTCCTCGACGCCGCGCGCGACGCGTGGGGCGACGCCCTCCGGCTCGGGACGCAGAGCGGCTACCGGAACGCGCAGCTCACCGTGCTCGCGCCGACCGGCACCATCGGGTTCATGATGGACTGCGACACGACGGGCATCGAGCCGGACATCGCGCTCGTGAAGTACAAGAAGCTCGTCGGCGGAGGCGTGCTCAAGATCGTGAACAACACCGTCCCGCTCGCGCTGCAGCGGCTCGGGTACTCCGCCGACGCGATCGCCTCGACGCTGGAGTTCATCGACAAGGTCGAGACGATCGAGGGGGCCCCCGAGCTCCGCGACGCCCACCTGCCCGTGTTCGACTGCGCCTTCAAGCCGCAGAACGGCACGCGCTCCATCCACTACATGGGCCACATCCGCATGATGGGCGCGGTGCAGCCGTTCCTCTCGGGCGCCATCTCCAAGACGGTGAACATGCCCACCGAGGCGACGCCGGCGGACATCGAGACGGCGTACCTCGAGGCGTGGAAGCTGGGGCTCAAGGCCATCGCGGTGTACCGCGACGGCTGCAAGCGGAGCCAGCCGCTCAACACCGGCAAGGCGAAGGAGGAGGAGAAGCGCGAGAGCGCCGGCGAGCGGCTCGCGCGCCGCCGCCTCCCCGACGAGCGCCGCGCGCTCACGCACAAGTTCTCGATCGGCGGGCACGAGGGCTACATGACCGTCGGCATGTACGACGACGGCTCGCCGGGCGAGGTCTTCATCACGATGGCGAAGGAGGGGTCGGTGGTCTCCGGCCTCATGGACTCTTTCGCGACCTCCATCTCGATGGCGCTCCAGTACGGCGTGCCGCTCAAGGTGCTCTGCGACAAGTTCAGCCACATGCGCTTCGAGCCCTCGGGGTTCACGGGTAACCCGGACATCCCGATCGCGAAGTCGATCTCGGACTACCTGTTCCGCTGGCTCGCGCTGAAGTTCCTCCCCAGCGAGGGCGCCGTCGCCGAGGCCCCGCAGAACGCGCTGCCGCCGGGGTCGGCCCCGACGGGCTCGTCCGCGCGCGCCGCGCAGCAGACCGTGGAGGCGAAGCCGCTGGCGGCCTCCTCGAACGGCCACGCGAACGGGTCGTCCAACGGCGTCCAGACGGCGTACAAGCGGGAGAGCGACGCCCCGCCGTGCCCGACGTGCGGCTCCATCACGGTCCGCAACGGCGCCTGCTACAAGTGCGTGAACTGCGGGTCCACGACCGGCTGCAGCTAG